A section of the Rhodanobacteraceae bacterium genome encodes:
- a CDS encoding four helix bundle protein has product MRPNRQIQLDIGVPVSYRDLEVWKRAMDLAEAAYPIARSLPDTERYGLAQQMRRSAVSVPSCIAEGRSRLSTREFARFLAIAMGSLAELETQCLLAARLGLTREAIDPLLRSANELGRMLQSLRKSLDRNAYPQETRPNR; this is encoded by the coding sequence ATGCGCCCTAATCGTCAAATTCAACTTGATATCGGCGTCCCCGTGAGCTACCGCGATCTCGAAGTTTGGAAGCGTGCGATGGATCTGGCAGAGGCCGCGTACCCAATTGCGCGGTCGTTACCGGACACCGAGCGCTACGGACTCGCGCAACAGATGCGTCGATCTGCTGTCTCGGTTCCTTCGTGTATTGCGGAAGGGCGATCTCGCCTATCCACCAGAGAATTCGCACGCTTTCTCGCGATCGCAATGGGTTCCCTGGCCGAATTGGAGACGCAATGCCTGCTCGCCGCACGACTTGGACTGACGCGCGAGGCGATTGACCCCCTGCTCCGTTCGGCGAACGAGCTCGGCCGAATGCTTCAATCGCTCCGCAAGTCGCT
- a CDS encoding ABC transporter permease, with protein sequence MEIRPILSSLRRNPVAATLIAAQIALTLAILANVLFIVNERIEAMSLASGVDEPNVFLFHNQNIGQVRPDEQATDQDLATVRAIPGVVAVTPTFSIPMGRSGWNTSVALKAEDRADGADRSAAMYMGDEQFLDALGSRIIEGRMFEPGEIKPFTQGDQPNPPVVLVSKGLAEKLFPGESAIGKMINITGDRGEPQQRIIGVTDHLATPWPRSRNPDRAIVSPYKLIGSSGFIVRTQPGERDRVMSQVEEKLFAVERNRIIPSIRGFDEIRTEAYRNDRAMAVLLAVIGVALLAVTAFGIVGQASFWVTQRTKQIGTRRALGARQRDIVRYFQTENALIALIGIAAGSALALGINVVLVQYLGFDRLPWTWLPLGAVVVLIIGQLAVLGPALRASRIAPAIATRSA encoded by the coding sequence ATGGAAATCCGACCGATACTGTCCTCCCTCAGGCGCAATCCGGTGGCGGCGACGCTGATCGCCGCACAGATCGCGCTGACCCTCGCCATCCTGGCCAACGTGCTGTTCATCGTGAACGAGCGCATCGAGGCCATGTCGCTCGCCAGTGGCGTCGATGAGCCCAATGTGTTCCTGTTCCACAACCAGAACATCGGACAGGTGCGCCCCGACGAGCAGGCCACCGATCAGGATCTGGCTACCGTGCGCGCCATCCCCGGCGTGGTGGCAGTGACCCCCACCTTCAGCATTCCGATGGGCCGCAGCGGCTGGAACACCAGCGTGGCGCTCAAGGCTGAGGACCGGGCCGACGGCGCTGATCGCTCGGCGGCCATGTACATGGGCGACGAGCAGTTCCTCGATGCGCTGGGCTCCCGGATCATCGAGGGCCGGATGTTCGAGCCGGGCGAGATCAAGCCCTTCACGCAAGGTGACCAGCCCAATCCCCCCGTGGTGCTGGTGAGCAAGGGTCTGGCTGAAAAGCTGTTTCCCGGCGAAAGCGCGATCGGCAAGATGATCAACATCACCGGCGATCGCGGCGAGCCCCAGCAGCGCATCATCGGCGTGACCGATCACCTCGCCACCCCCTGGCCGCGCTCGCGCAATCCCGATCGCGCCATCGTGTCGCCTTACAAGCTGATTGGATCCAGTGGCTTCATCGTGCGCACGCAGCCCGGCGAACGTGACCGAGTCATGTCGCAGGTGGAGGAAAAGCTGTTCGCGGTCGAGCGCAACCGCATCATTCCCTCCATCCGCGGCTTCGACGAGATCCGCACCGAGGCTTATCGCAATGACCGCGCCATGGCCGTGCTGCTGGCCGTGATCGGCGTCGCCCTCTTGGCGGTCACTGCCTTCGGCATCGTCGGCCAGGCCAGCTTCTGGGTGACCCAGCGCACCAAGCAGATCGGCACCCGCCGCGCCCTTGGTGCCCGCCAGCGCGACATCGTGCGTTACTTCCAGACCGAGAACGCCCTGATCGCCCTGATCGGCATCGCTGCCGGCTCGGCCCTGGCGCTGGGCATCAACGTGGTGCTGGTGCAGTACCTGGGTTTCGATCGCCTGCCCTGGACCTGGCTACCGCTGGGCGCAGTGGTGGTGCTGATCATCGGTCAACTGGCCGTCCTCGGCCCCGCCCTGCGCGCCAGCCGGATTGCCCCGGCGATAGCGACGCGGTCAGCTTGA